The nucleotide window TCCGAAAGGGTCCTGAAAGACCATCTGGATATTGCTGCGCTGTTTGCGAAAGACCTCTTCCGGCAGCGGGGCAATATTGCTCCCATTCAGAACGATCTCGCCGGCATCGCTGTCGATCAGTTTCAGGAGCAGTTTTCCGAGCGATGATTTTCCCGAGCCGCTTTCCCCGACGATACCGAGCGTGCGCCCCTTGCGGATCTCGAAGCTGACGCCATCGACCGCGGTCACGTGCCGCTTCCTCGACAGGAAGCTCCCACCCGTCTGATAGGTTTTTCGAAGATCGCGAACGGAGAGTACGACCGGCGCTTCGGGCTGAATGGCCCGCACCTCGTCGGACAGATGCGGCACTGCTGCGACCAGCTGGCGGGAATAGGGATGTTGCGGCGTTTCAAGCACCTGCCGTGCCGTACCTATTTCGACGCACCGCCCCTTCTGCATCACCATCACACGGTCGGCGATTTCACCGACGACCCCAAAATCGTGGGTGATGAAGATCACGCTCATCTTCTTGCGGCGCTGGATATCCTTGATCAGCCGCAGGATCTGCGCCTGGGTCGTGACGTCGAGCGCAGTGGTCGGCTCGTCGGCGATCAGGATTTCCGGCTCCAGCGCCAGCGCCATGGCGATCATCACGCGCTGCCGCTGGCCACCGGAAAGCCGGAACGGGTATTGATCCAACATCATCTCCGGATCGGGAAGACCGACTTCCCGCATCAGCGCAAGAGCGGACTGCCGGCGAGTGGCCGGGGTCCCGACATTATGGGCCGCCATGACGCCGGCAATCTGATTGCCGACGGTCATCAGCGGATTGAGGGCAGACAGCGGATCCTGGAAGATCATCGAAATCGATCGACCACGCAGCGTGCGAAGTTCGTCTTCGCCAAGCGTCAGGATGTTCTTGCCATGAAACAGGATCTGTCCCTGTTCCGTCTTCAGGTTTGGCGGCAGAAGACCGAGGATCGTATTGGCCAAGGCCGACTTGCCGGAACCGGATTCTCCGATGATGCAGAGGATTTCGCCTTGTTGCAGATCGAAACTGACGTCCTCGACGGCATAGTGGCGGTCCATGCCGGCGGGGAGCGCGACCGACAGGTTGTCTATCCTGAAAGAGCCGAGTGCAGCAGAGGCCGCGTCGGCAATCTCCGTCCTGTCCGATATTGCGGTCGATAGAAGCAAAGCGTCACCTTTTCAGGGACCGGCACGCAACAAGTGGCTGTCAAAGCCGCTTACGGCCGGTCGTTGTGGAAAACGGGGGCGTCGGTTGTTCTGTGAACTCGATGTCTGACCGGAGGCCGGAAATTGCCCACGACAGTCCATGCAATGCAATGCTACGCAAATGCCGAAGCTGCGCTCCGGCTCAGTACTCGGATTGAAAATGTGTCTGCAGCGACAATGGCTTGTTGCGCTGCGAAAAAATGTATAGGCGGTCCCGCATAAAGGGAAATTTGATATACCGTTGAGCCTATAAATTTTTCAAATGCCGGCTATCCTTCCGTGAAGGTAAAACCGGAACGCCGCTGGTGTCGATATGTCGGAGATGATATGCGGGATGGCGACCGCGGTCCGTCCGACCCCGCCCGAAAAGGGCGTGCGAGGTGCGGACTGAGAGAAATCCTACAGGATTCCGTTGCCGCCCCCTTGATCAAGATCAACGGGATTGCTCTCTCCGGTGGCTCGCGGGCCAAGAGCAGATCAATTGCCTATTCGGGGCACCCGGCGGTCCTCAACCTGAGAACCGCTCCCGCCATTCCTTCGGTCCGACGCCGAGCCTGCGCAGGAATACGCGCCGCATGGTCTCGGCGGAACCGAACCCGCATTTGCGCGCAGTAGCAGAAACCGATGCGCCGGCTTCGAGCAATCCCTGAGCCCTTTCCAGCCGGATCGTCTCGACCACCTCAACCGGCGTGCAGCCTGTCCGCTTCCGATAATGGCGGGCAAAGGAGCGCCGGCTCATGCCCGCCTTGTCTGCAAGCGTGTCGAGCGTCAGCGGACGTGCCAGATTTGCCGACATCCAGGCGTGAAGATCCGAAAACCTCTCATCACTTGCTTGAAGCTTCAGCGGCGCGCTGAACTGCGACTGACCGCCCGGTCGCTTGAGAAACACCACCAGTTCACGCGCGACGGCAAGGGCGAGTGGTCGTCCGTGATCTTCCTCCACCATCGCCAGGGCGAGATCGATCCCTGCCGTGACACCGGCTGACGTCCAGATCGATCCGTCACGCAGGAAGATCGGGTCGCGCTCAAGGCTTACCTGCGGAAATCGCGAGGCGAATTCGTCGCAGCGGTGCCAGTGCGTGACGGCACGGCGGCCATCCAGCAATCCGGCTTCAGCCAGCAAGAATGCCCCGCTGCAAACCGCAGCCATCCTTCGGACACGGCTCGCCCGGCTACGAACCCATTCGATCAGCTCCGGACGCCGGCAAGCAGCATTCACGCCACTGCCGCCGACCACGATGGCGGTATCTAGCGTCGGCATGCTCCCTGCGAAAGGCTGGCACTTCAGCGTGATGCCCGAATTGCAGGTGACCTCGGCCTCGTCCGCGACAAGGGCGATCTCGTAGAGCGGCACCTTGGCAATTGCGTGCGACAGTTCATTGGCGGACGCAAAAACCTGCGCAGGGCCGGTTACGTCGAGGAGTTGGGCGTTGGGGAAAACCAGAATTTCAATCCGGCGTGTCATGGCGATTGGCACAAAACGAGGGAATATTGGCATTCGTGCCAAACTATTCCCTGTCATGGTCGTGTGGTCAAGACAGGAGAAAGATGATGTCCCTTCGCTTTGGTATTCTGTGCTTTCCGGGCGTGCAGCAACTCGACCTTACCGGTCCATATGAGGCTTTCGCATCCGCTTCCGATACACAGGTCGATCTCGTTTGGAAGACCACCGAGCCGGTCCGCTCTTCGACTGGGCTATGGCTGACACCTGATGTAAGTTTCGCCGAGGCGCCTGATTTCGACGTCATCTGCGTTCCGGGCGGCGGCGGAGTGAACCCTCTGCTGACGGACGCGGAAACCCTGGATTTCGTGCGGTCCCAGGCGGAGACCGCCCGCTTTGTCACCTCGGTATGCACGGGCTCGCTGGTTCTCGGGCAAGCGGGCCTGCTCGCAGGAAAGCGCGCTGCTACGCACTGGAATGCGATGGACCTGCTGGCGGCCTTTGGCGCCATCCCGACAGAGGAGCGGGTCGTTCGCGATGGCAAGCTGATAACTGCCGGCGGTGTTACATCCGGGATCGATTTCGGCCTTTCGGTCATTGCGGAATTGATGGGGAAGGATGAAGCCGAAACCATCCAACTGTCGCTTGAGTATGCGCCGGCGCCGCCTTTCGATGCGGGACTGCCGTGCCGTGCCCGCCCGGAGATTGTCGCGATTGCACGCCAGCGCATGGCGCAGTCGCGAAAGGAGCGTGAAATACTTCTTTCACCTGCTCGGCGGACGCCCGATCATTGAGCAGAACCGGCCCTTAATTCCTCATATGGTCTGAAACTTCGTGCCTTTGGCATTCCCTCCGCCAGCAGCCTGAGAGACGATGTTTTGCCTGTCGATCCGTGGTGAACGGCGGGTCGAGGTCGGCGGGTGTTCAACCGGTCTGCCACGATATCCGGGGAACGGCCGGCATCGGCCAGCCCGGTCACCGAAAGGTGTTGTGACGGACGGAGCGAGTTGCCATCATGCCCAAGCTTTCGCCATAATGTCCCACATTGTAGCCTGGCGGGAATCGGAAAGCGGGGACTGGTGCGGATGAAGCTTGTGAATGTGGCGATGACGCTGGGTTGCGCCACGGCTGGCATCGCGTTCATGTCCACGCCGGCCTTGGCTCATCCGCACGTCTTCGCCGACGGAAAGGCCTATCTTGAGACCGATCCCATCCGCGAACTTCTGGCCGTCAGGAACACCTGGACGTTCGATGCGCCTTTCTCAGCCTTTGCGGTCACCGGTCTCGACAAGAACCATGACCACAAGCTGGAGCCGGACGAGTTGAAGCCCTTGGCGGCGACATCGATGAAAGCGCTTGAGGAATATCATTTCTTCAGCTGGGTCACGAGCAAGGGCAAGCAGGTGGATCTGGCCCCCCCGCGGGACGCATCCTATCGGTTCGAGCATGGCCGGCTGACTCTGACATTCACCATGCCGCTGAAGCAGCCCGTTCCCTTGGATGGAGATCTCAAGGTCGAGGTCTTCGATCCCGAATATTTCGTCGCTTATACGTTTCCCGATCACGATGCCGTTGCGATCGATGGCAAGGCGCCGGGATGCGAGGCCCATTACGTTCCGCCCAAGCCGCTCGATTCAAAAATGATGGCGGCCCTTGCCGCCATACCGGTGGATCAACATGACCTGCCGCCGGCTCTCGCGGATGCCGCCGTCGGGCTTGCAAATATCTTCACGGTGACCTGCCAATGAGAGTGCTTCCAGCAGCATTGCAGGATGCGAGACTGAAGCTTGCGACAGGCCTCGCCTGTCTGCTGCCGGGCTCTGCCTTCGCCGCCGGCAGCCCGTTCGGTGTGGCGACGCCCGATGCGCCGGGGATGGGCGCCGTTTCGGGGCCTGCAGCACCTATACTTCTTCTGGCGATCCAGTGGCAGACCTACTTCTACAAACAGCTCACCGCTGCTCTTGATCAGTTTGCCCTCGGAGGCAACGCGGCCTTCTGGCTAGTATTCCTGAGTTTTGTCTATGGTATCCTGCACGCGGTCGGCCCCGGCCACGGCAAGGCGGTGATGTCGAGCTACGTCATGGCGACCGGCGAAACACTCAAAAGTGTTGTCACGCTGTCGGTGCTGGCAAGCTTCCTGCAGGCGATCTCGGCAATCGTGATCATCGTCGTGGCCGTCACCATCCTCGATGCGACCGCAACCGAGATCACCCGGATGACGGATCAGATCGAGATCGTCAGCTACGGCCTGATCACGCTGGTCGGCCTTGCAATGGTCGCCGCGAGATCGAGGCAATTCTTCTCTCGCGGCCCGAAGGGCATCGCCGGGCCGACCGGCGCTACATCCGCCTATGCTTGCGAAGGCTTCGTCAACGGCGAGCCTGTGGGCCGGCGCTGGAGTACAATGTGGCATCTGCTGCGCCATGCAGAAGACTGCCGATGCGTCGAACATATCGGGCTCGCCTATGCCACCCGGCCGCGGGCGACAATCCGGGAACGGCTTGCGACAGTTGCTTCCGTCGGCGTGAGGCCATGCGCCGGCGCGCTGATCGTTCTCGTCTTCGCCCTTTCCCAGGGCCTCGCCCTCCCCGGCATCCTGTCGGTATTCGCCATGGCGGCCGGTACTGCCCTGACAGTCAGCCTGGTCGCCGTCGCGGCGGTCTTTGCGCGTGCCATGGTGCTGAGGCTTGCAGCGCCGGCCCAAGGAACCACACGACGGGTTTCAGCAGGCCTGCAACTTTTGGCCGCGGCTGCCGTATTGTTGTTCGGGCTGACGATGGAAATCGGCGCCATGGCGTCTGCCGGCATGGTTTGAAATTATTGTGACCTCCCGTCTTGTGCGGGCAGCGGGCGCGGGAATTTACTTGACGGCGCAGGATGATAGAAAGGCGCCGGCCTTGAAAGATGAATGTGGACCTTACGGAGCGTCGCATGGCATGACGATCACAAGACGGACCTTTGTGACTGGTACGACCGCCGGTGTGCTGGCCCTCGCGGCATCGCAGGCTATGGCGGCGACGGGAACGAACCAACCGATGGTCGTTCTAGACCCCGGCCATGGCGGCCATGATCCTGGCGCGATCGGAGCGACGGGCCTTTACGAGAAGCATATCGCGCTGATGGTCGCGACGAGGCTCAAGCCGGTCTTGGAAACGAAGCTCGGCTGCTCCGTCGTCCTGACCAGGGGCGATGACGATTTCCTTCCGCTTGCCGAGCGCGTCCGGTTTGCAGAGCAGCACAATGCCGCCCTCTTCCTGTCCGTGCACGCGGATGCGCTCACCGACCGCCGCGTGCGTGGCGCAAGCGTCTATACGGGCGCGGCATCGGCTTCGGACGCGCAGACGCAGAAACTGGCCGACCGCGAAAACAGCGTCGATCCGGCCGCCAATCTCGGATTGGACAATGTTTCGCCTGAAGTTGCTTCCATTCTGGAAAACCTGATGGAGAGAGAGACCAAGGCCTTTTCGTCGCAAGTGCAGGGAGAACTGATCAAATCGCTCGGACATCACGTCAAGCTGCTGCACAATCCGCAACGCCATGCCGATTTTGCCGTCCTGCGTTCGACGGCAGTTCCAAGCGCCTTGATGGAAATGGCCTTCATGTCCAATCCCGCCGACGAAAGACTTCTGAATTCTACCCATTACCAGGATGCGATCATCGGCTCTGTTACAGATGCTGTCGGACGGTTCATCGGCAGGCCGGTTGCTGTAAGATAGGGGCTGCGTGAACTACAATTTTCCCAAAGGCGCACCGCCATTCTGGCTTCTCATTCTGATGCTCTCAGGATGTACCATCCCCGGTGATGCCTACGAGCCTCAGATCGGGCCATCCCAGACGCCTGCCATCGTTTCCGAAGTGCAGAAAGGCAATACCGATGCGGAGCTCGCGGCGCGGCAACGCCCCGAAATTCTCGCGCGTTTCGGCGGCGAATATAAGGACGCCAAGACGGAACGGCTCGTCGCGCGGATCGAGGGCGCGTTGACTGCGGTTGACGAGAATCCCCAGCAGTCGTTCCGGGTCACCATTCTGGATTCGCCAACGATCAATGCTTTCGCCTTTCCCGGTGGCTATCTCTACGTCACCCGAGGACTTCTGGCGCTCGCCTCCGATGCTTCGGAAGTTGCCGCGGTGCTCGGGCATGAGATGGCCCATGTTACGGAAAATCACGGCTATCAACGGGCGCAGCAGGCTGAGACGGAGGAAATTGCCGATCAAGTCGTCGCCCATCTCTTCCCCAACGACCGGGTCAACGAACTTGCCACGCGAGCAAAAGGCAAGATGCGCCTCGCTGCTTTTTCCAGACTACAGGAAGTCCAGGCGGATGAAATCGGCATTCGTACCATCGGCGAGGCGGGATACGACCCTTATGCCGCAGCCGACTTCCTGACGACGATGCAGACCTATAACGACTTTCTGTCGGGCGGAACGTCCTCGTCAACTCAAGCCGTCGACTTCCTGGCGGACCATCCGAGCACGCCGCAACGAGTAGCTTTGGCGCGCGACAGGGCCAGCGCCTTCGGTCAGGAGGGAAAAGTCGGCGAACGCGGTCACGACTATTACCTCAATGGTATCGATGGAATGCTCTATGGGCCAAGCCCCGACGGCGGCCTTCTGCGCGACAATACCTTGCTGCTGCCACAGATCGGCATCCGCTTTGCATTTCCGGCAGGCTTTACCGCCGAGAACGACAATGGCGTGGTCCAGGCCGGCGGCCCGCAGGACAGTGCCATACGCTATGACAGTATTTCAGACGATGGGATCGGCTCACTCAGCGATTACCTGTCGAGTGGCTGGGTTACCGGATTGGACAAGGAAAGCGTCCATCAGGTTTCCTTCCAGGGGCTCGAAGGAGCGGTAGCGTCTGCAGCAAGCGACCAGTGGTTCTTCGATGTTGTGGTCGTTCGCGCAAACAAGAAGATACTGCGGTTTATCGTTGCTGCCCAGAAGCGGGACGCACTTGCGTCGATCACCACTCCACTCTGCGATAGCATCCGCAAGATGACCGATGCCGAAATCAACGATGCGAAACCGACGCGGATACGTGTCATTACGGCTGGTCCGAATGATAGCGTCGATACCCTTGCAAGCAGGATGGACGGTGTTGCGTCTCCAGTTGAGATGTTTCAGATCATCAACGGCCTGCCCGATGGCTATGCAGTTCATCCAGGCGAGTTGTTCAAGATCATATCCAGCCGGTGATTTCCAGCGGTAACCGGTCCGCAAACGGAAGCTCAAAAACGTCTTATCGTGCATATGCAAGGGGCTCCACCGACCCGGCTCGAATGGCGAGGGGGAAATCGGACGGAGCGTACGGCAAGAAACGACAGCGTGGCTATCCGTTCTGGCAGCGCACTTCCAGCCGGGTGGCAACCAGTTGCGAGTAGTCCGTTCCGGTCGGATCGTTGAAGAAAAGCGTCGTCAACATGGCCTGGTTTTCCGCAAGGATTTCCTTCGAACCTGGCCTGACGACCTTACGGGTACAACGACTGAAGCCTTCGCCGCTTGTCTTCAGGTCCGTGTCATTTGCAAAATCGAGTGCCGTGTAAAGCGTCGGGTCATAGACACCGAAGATGATCAAGCCTTTCAACAGTGTCTTCTCCGCGGGTCTCTGCGTGAAAGTCAGGACCAGAGACCCGTTGTCATAGGTGGCATGGATGACATCCGGTTTATTGAGCGAGACCGCTTTGCCGTTGATGGTTACGCTGGTGTAGTAGTTGTACTGCGCAAGCGACGTACGGATCGTTTTCGCCACCGCAGCAAGTTCTGGCGGGTCAAGGGTTGAGTTTTCGTTCTTGTCGAAATCCAGCAGCACGGAAGAGGAAAACACCTCGTCGAAACGCCAGGTGTCACGTAATTCCGACAGGTCACCACTTGCATCTGCCACGGCCTCGAAACTGGCATCCACAAAGATATGCGGGTGAGCGAAGGCGAGCTTTGGAAATGCCAGAAAAATGATCAGGATCGCTGCGGCAAATCGGCTTCCAAAATGGGTGGTGATCATGTGATGTCACTCGAAGAAAAATGCGGCCAATTCAAGTTCGGCAACATCAGGTAATGACAGGAGATGCGCAGATATGGAAGCTCGCGTTGCTGGTGAACCTGTGAATGCGCCGGATGAAGAAGTGATGGCTTGCAGCGATGGTTCCGCCGTTGCCGCCAAGGGAGGAGATGCAACTTCAGGCCGGACGATAGGATGGCCCCTGCGGGCTGTCCTGTTCCTGTTGCTGAGTGGCGTCTCCTGCATGTCCTGGCAATATTTGCAATCACGCCCGACCGATACGGCCAAAGGCCTTTTGTCCTGGCGTGATCATTCCGTTATCACCGAGGGAAGAAGCCTTTATCAGCAGAATTGCACGAGTTGCCACGGTCCGGCGAAAGGCCGTCCGCTCGCCTGGAATGGGCCGGCGGGATTACCGAAGGCTCCGCCGCAGGATGCGAGCGGGCATACCTGGCAACATCCCGACTTTGCGCTGTTCCAATTGGTTCGCGATGGCGTGGCCGCGGGAAATTGCGCCCCGCTTGCGCCTGACAGCATGCCGAAATTCGGAGCCATCCTGTCGGATGATGCAATCCTTGCTGTTCTCTCCTACATCAAGTCCACATGGCCCGCCGACATAAGAAAGTACCAGAGCGACGTGAATACGATGTACCAACCCTATAACGTCGCGATCGGCAAATTGATCCGCGCCGACAGTCCTAGCCAGAAGTAGCGACAGCCCTCAATCAGGGTCTGCGATCACCAGCGCGACGGCGATTGGATTGCGTCTCCATCCATGCTCCGCAGGGCATCGTGCGGACAGGCAATTTTCCGCAGAGAAATGCCTGTCCGGGAGCCGGTGTGTACAAAACTGGTGCCATGCGGTTCAGACGGCACCAGCGATGATCAATTCGCCATTGCGGCTGAGACCTTGTCGACGTTGTAACGGAACATTTTCTCGTAGGTCGAAGCCGGACCACTCTTCTTGGAGAGAGCCTCGACATAAAGCTCGCCGCCCGGCGTTGCGCCGGTCGCCGCGGCAACCTGCTTGACGAGCTTCGGATCGTTGGAGTTTTCGAAGAAATAGGCCTTCACGCCTTCCGACTTGATCTGGCCGATCAGCTTGGCGACGTCGGCGGCCGATGCTTCGGTTTCCGTCGAGACACCGAGCGGCGACAGGAACGTAACCTTGTACTCGCGGCCGAAATACCCGAACGCATCATGGCTGGTCAGGATCTTGCGCCTGTCTTCGGGGATGGCATCAAGCTTGGAATGGGCATAGGCGTCGAGGGCCTGAACCTTCTTGCGATAGGCGTCCGCATTCGCCTTGAACGATGCTGCATCCTCCGGATCGGCCGCCTTGAGGGCTTTTTCGATATTGTCGATCCAAACCAGGACATTGACCGGGCTGTTCCAGACATGCGGGTCGGTGATCGTCTTGCCATCCTCTTCCATCGTCCGTGTGTTCACGCCTTGCGAGGCGACGACAGGCGTTCCCTTGTAGCCGGAGGCTGTGATCAGGCGATCCATCCAGCCCTCAAGGCCCTCGCCGCTGACGAAGACGACATCGGCAGCCTTCAGGTTGCGGGCATCGGTCGGCGACGGCTCGAATTCGTGGGGATCGCCATCGGGACCGACCAGCGACTTGACCTTGACATGGTCACCGCCGACTTCATGGACGACATCGGCGAGAACGGTGAAGCTCGCTACTGCGTTCAGCGTCTTTGCGGAAGCCGCACTCGCATAGGCCGTCAGGGCAATCAGTGCCGTGCCCATATAGGCGAGGTTTCGGATGTGTTTCATTCTAGATCTCCTTGGAAGCATCCTCAGATGCGGGCTGGAAAGAGACGCCTGAGAGCGCCGGATGGGCAAAGCAGCAGCGATGCGCAGTAGATGAAGGCGGCGATCAGGATGATCGTCGGACCGGAAGCCAGATCCCAGTGATAGGAAACGATCAGGCCGGCAAAGCCTGAGACCGCAGCAGCGACCGCGGCGATCGCCATCATGGCCGGAAGGGTTTTGGCCCAGAGTTGGGCGACGGCTGCCGGCAGCATCATCAGGCCGACCGCCATCAGCGTTCCGAGCGCCTGGAAGCCTGCGACGAGATTGAGGACGACCAGAAACAGGAACAGGAAGTGATAGGCGGACCCGTATCCCCTGACGGAACGAAGGAAACCCGGGTCGAAGCATTCGGCGATAAGCGGCCGGTAGACGACCGCCAGAACAACCAGGGTGAAGGATGTGATGCCGCCGACGAAATAGAGTGCTGTCGAATCTATGGCGAGGATCGTGCCGAACAGGACATGCAGCAGATCGATATTGGAACCGCGCAGAGAGACGATCAGGACACCGGCGGCAAGCGATGCCAGGTAGAAGCTCGCAAAGCTCGCATCCTCCTTCAGCACGGTGGTTCGGCTGACCAAACCCGACAGGAGCGCAACGATCAGGCCGGCCACGACACCGCCGAGCCCCATGGCCGGCAGGGATAGGCCGCCGGCGATGAGAAAGCCTATTGCCGCTCCGGGCAGGACAGCATGGCTCATGGCATCGCCGACAAGGCTCATGCGCCGCAACATCAGCAGAACGCCGATCGGGCCGGAGCCGAGACCGAGACATACGCAGGCGATGAGGGCGCGGCGCATGAAGCCATATTCTACGAAGGGATCGAGAAAAATGTCGTAGAGGCTCATCACATCACCGCCGCAAACGCGGGCGCCATGTCTTCCGACAGTGCCTTTGCCCGCATCAGGTTCGCGCTCGACATCACCATGTCGGTCGCACCCCAGCCGATTGCCTCTTTCGACAGGAGAAGCGTCTGGGGAAAATGTGCCCTGACCTGGTCGAAGTCGTGCAGGACGGCAACGATCGTGCGGCTCTCCGACTTCCAGTGGGTTATGATCGCCAGCAGGTCGCGGGTCGTTGTCGCATCGATGGCGGTAAAGGGCTCGTCGAGAATGATGAACTTGGGATCCTGCAGCAGCAGGCGGGCAAACAGCACGCGCTGGAACTGACCGGATGACAATGCTCCGATATGTTTACGGCCATAATCCTGCAGGCCGACAGCCTTCAGGGCCTCCATTCCACGCTCCGCCATGCGGCGGGAAAGCCCGCGAAATCCGCCGGTCTCCCGCCATGCTCCGAGCATGACCGTCTCAGCGACAGTCAGGGGGAATTGGCGTTCGATCTGGGTCGCCTGCGGCAGGTAGCCAAAATCCTCGCGGCGCAGTCCGCCGCGATCGATTGCCCCGGATGCAAGCGGCAGATCCTGCATCAATGCCTTCAGGAGTGTCGACTTGCCTGCACCATTCGGCCCGGCGATCGCCGTGACACTGCCCGGCGCAAAGCTTCCGGTCACGCCTTTCAGGGCAATATGGCGGTCATAGGCGACGCTGACATTGTCGAAGCTGACAGCGGCGGTCATGAGAGCGAGATCGCCCAATAGATCGCAAGCCAGAGAAACAGCAGGAGGAGCGCGACGGAAAGCAGGCGCGACAAAGATGAGCGTGCGATCAGGGATGTCTGGAAGGGGTTTTTTCTGTCTCTTGCCATGGCGATCGTTGCGGGTGGGAACATGGACACTGCCGAGGCCGGAAAACTCAGTAATGTAATGTTACATCGTTACGTTCAATAAAAAACGTAATAACATTACACTGCAAGGCTTTGTCAATCCCCGAACTGCGTTCTGCAGAACTCGGCATGTTGCAGACTTCGATAATGGCGTCAGGAGCGCGCCAAACGGCAACGCCTGTTATCTTGGGCAAAGACGGCGATCTGGGCTCTGCATCGGATGACATGCCGGCAAGGCATGTTTGACATCATTCCTCGACAGCAGACGACAAGACTTGGGCCCGGAGCCTCGCCTAGCGTATCCCCGCGCGCATGAAGCTTTGAATGAAGGCGCGCTGGAACAAAAGGAAGAGGATCATCAGTGGCGCCGACGTCATCAGTGCGGCGGCGCAGATGATCGACCAGTCGATACCCTGGTCGACGGAGGAAAATACCTGCAGCCCTACAGTCAGCGGGCGCTTGTCCACCGAACTGGTGACGATCAGCGGCCAGAGAAAATTGTTCCAGTGATAGCTGACCGAAACGAGGCCGTAGGCGACATAGATCGGCCGGGCCAGCGGCAGATAGATGCGCGTAATGGTCTGGAA belongs to Neorhizobium sp. NCHU2750 and includes:
- a CDS encoding ABC transporter ATP-binding protein, encoding MDRHYAVEDVSFDLQQGEILCIIGESGSGKSALANTILGLLPPNLKTEQGQILFHGKNILTLGEDELRTLRGRSISMIFQDPLSALNPLMTVGNQIAGVMAAHNVGTPATRRQSALALMREVGLPDPEMMLDQYPFRLSGGQRQRVMIAMALALEPEILIADEPTTALDVTTQAQILRLIKDIQRRKKMSVIFITHDFGVVGEIADRVMVMQKGRCVEIGTARQVLETPQHPYSRQLVAAVPHLSDEVRAIQPEAPVVLSVRDLRKTYQTGGSFLSRKRHVTAVDGVSFEIRKGRTLGIVGESGSGKSSLGKLLLKLIDSDAGEIVLNGSNIAPLPEEVFRKQRSNIQMVFQDPFGSLNPRHRIDHILTVGPITHGETAGVARAAALRYLDIVGLPASAMNRFPHEFSGGQRQRIGIARALMFNPEVIVADEAISALDVSIQAQILKLFSDVQQATKVAIIFITHDLRVASQICDEIAVMHKGQIVEYGLPAQIFRSPKNDYTRNLVAAIPGRKNEERLTLTES
- a CDS encoding DJ-1/PfpI family protein — its product is MSLRFGILCFPGVQQLDLTGPYEAFASASDTQVDLVWKTTEPVRSSTGLWLTPDVSFAEAPDFDVICVPGGGGVNPLLTDAETLDFVRSQAETARFVTSVCTGSLVLGQAGLLAGKRAATHWNAMDLLAAFGAIPTEERVVRDGKLITAGGVTSGIDFGLSVIAELMGKDEAETIQLSLEYAPAPPFDAGLPCRARPEIVAIARQRMAQSRKEREILLSPARRTPDH
- a CDS encoding cytochrome c, which codes for MEARVAGEPVNAPDEEVMACSDGSAVAAKGGDATSGRTIGWPLRAVLFLLLSGVSCMSWQYLQSRPTDTAKGLLSWRDHSVITEGRSLYQQNCTSCHGPAKGRPLAWNGPAGLPKAPPQDASGHTWQHPDFALFQLVRDGVAAGNCAPLAPDSMPKFGAILSDDAILAVLSYIKSTWPADIRKYQSDVNTMYQPYNVAIGKLIRADSPSQK
- a CDS encoding GlxA family transcriptional regulator, with protein sequence MTRRIEILVFPNAQLLDVTGPAQVFASANELSHAIAKVPLYEIALVADEAEVTCNSGITLKCQPFAGSMPTLDTAIVVGGSGVNAACRRPELIEWVRSRASRVRRMAAVCSGAFLLAEAGLLDGRRAVTHWHRCDEFASRFPQVSLERDPIFLRDGSIWTSAGVTAGIDLALAMVEEDHGRPLALAVARELVVFLKRPGGQSQFSAPLKLQASDERFSDLHAWMSANLARPLTLDTLADKAGMSRRSFARHYRKRTGCTPVEVVETIRLERAQGLLEAGASVSATARKCGFGSAETMRRVFLRRLGVGPKEWRERFSG
- a CDS encoding DUF1007 family protein, whose protein sequence is MKLVNVAMTLGCATAGIAFMSTPALAHPHVFADGKAYLETDPIRELLAVRNTWTFDAPFSAFAVTGLDKNHDHKLEPDELKPLAATSMKALEEYHFFSWVTSKGKQVDLAPPRDASYRFEHGRLTLTFTMPLKQPVPLDGDLKVEVFDPEYFVAYTFPDHDAVAIDGKAPGCEAHYVPPKPLDSKMMAALAAIPVDQHDLPPALADAAVGLANIFTVTCQ
- a CDS encoding DUF1007 family protein; this encodes MITTHFGSRFAAAILIIFLAFPKLAFAHPHIFVDASFEAVADASGDLSELRDTWRFDEVFSSSVLLDFDKNENSTLDPPELAAVAKTIRTSLAQYNYYTSVTINGKAVSLNKPDVIHATYDNGSLVLTFTQRPAEKTLLKGLIIFGVYDPTLYTALDFANDTDLKTSGEGFSRCTRKVVRPGSKEILAENQAMLTTLFFNDPTGTDYSQLVATRLEVRCQNG
- a CDS encoding N-acetylmuramoyl-L-alanine amidase, whose product is MTITRRTFVTGTTAGVLALAASQAMAATGTNQPMVVLDPGHGGHDPGAIGATGLYEKHIALMVATRLKPVLETKLGCSVVLTRGDDDFLPLAERVRFAEQHNAALFLSVHADALTDRRVRGASVYTGAASASDAQTQKLADRENSVDPAANLGLDNVSPEVASILENLMERETKAFSSQVQGELIKSLGHHVKLLHNPQRHADFAVLRSTAVPSALMEMAFMSNPADERLLNSTHYQDAIIGSVTDAVGRFIGRPVAVR
- a CDS encoding M48 family metalloprotease; the encoded protein is MNYNFPKGAPPFWLLILMLSGCTIPGDAYEPQIGPSQTPAIVSEVQKGNTDAELAARQRPEILARFGGEYKDAKTERLVARIEGALTAVDENPQQSFRVTILDSPTINAFAFPGGYLYVTRGLLALASDASEVAAVLGHEMAHVTENHGYQRAQQAETEEIADQVVAHLFPNDRVNELATRAKGKMRLAAFSRLQEVQADEIGIRTIGEAGYDPYAAADFLTTMQTYNDFLSGGTSSSTQAVDFLADHPSTPQRVALARDRASAFGQEGKVGERGHDYYLNGIDGMLYGPSPDGGLLRDNTLLLPQIGIRFAFPAGFTAENDNGVVQAGGPQDSAIRYDSISDDGIGSLSDYLSSGWVTGLDKESVHQVSFQGLEGAVASAASDQWFFDVVVVRANKKILRFIVAAQKRDALASITTPLCDSIRKMTDAEINDAKPTRIRVITAGPNDSVDTLASRMDGVASPVEMFQIINGLPDGYAVHPGELFKIISSR
- a CDS encoding metal ABC transporter substrate-binding protein; translation: MKHIRNLAYMGTALIALTAYASAASAKTLNAVASFTVLADVVHEVGGDHVKVKSLVGPDGDPHEFEPSPTDARNLKAADVVFVSGEGLEGWMDRLITASGYKGTPVVASQGVNTRTMEEDGKTITDPHVWNSPVNVLVWIDNIEKALKAADPEDAASFKANADAYRKKVQALDAYAHSKLDAIPEDRRKILTSHDAFGYFGREYKVTFLSPLGVSTETEASAADVAKLIGQIKSEGVKAYFFENSNDPKLVKQVAAATGATPGGELYVEALSKKSGPASTYEKMFRYNVDKVSAAMAN